In one Modestobacter sp. L9-4 genomic region, the following are encoded:
- a CDS encoding glycoside hydrolase family 5 protein produces MSNAPRVDDGIIQVDGDRLVLPDGSPIVLRGVGLGGWMNMENFISGYPGTESQQRAALRKALGEEGYQRFFDRFLTDFFADADAEHLASLGLNCVRIPFNYHHFEDDDRPGELKEEGFRRLDQAVEACARAGIYSILDLHAVPGAQNQHWHSDNPTHWAHFWTHRHFQDRVVHLWEALADHYQDNPWVAGYNPVNEPGDAVGEAIGPFYRRLEKAIRAVDPRHVLFLDGNRYSTQFDQLGDPLPNTVYTAHDYALPGFADGGPYPGVSRGEFVDRDVVEATFLERTAYMRQTGTPIWVGEFGPVYTGDPERDAMRYQLLADQLEVYREHGASWALWTYKDIGLQGLVTVPPSAPYQQRIAPVLEKKARLGVDSWGSTDAGVRDVLGPLEELFTREFPDFQPYPWGQHRWLHGIVRHVALAEAMVGDFGRVFEGVTPDEAAELAGDFAFDRCTQREQLAQLLRASSAS; encoded by the coding sequence GTGAGCAACGCACCGAGAGTGGACGACGGGATCATCCAGGTCGACGGCGATCGGCTCGTGCTGCCCGACGGCAGCCCGATCGTGCTGCGCGGGGTCGGGCTGGGCGGCTGGATGAACATGGAGAACTTCATCTCCGGCTACCCGGGGACGGAGTCCCAGCAGCGCGCGGCCCTGCGGAAGGCCCTCGGCGAGGAGGGGTACCAGCGCTTCTTCGACCGCTTCCTCACCGACTTCTTCGCCGACGCGGACGCCGAGCACCTGGCCTCGCTCGGCCTCAACTGCGTGCGCATCCCGTTCAACTACCACCACTTCGAGGACGACGACCGCCCCGGTGAGCTGAAGGAGGAGGGCTTCCGCCGCCTCGACCAGGCGGTGGAGGCCTGCGCGCGGGCAGGCATCTACTCGATCCTGGACCTGCACGCCGTCCCCGGTGCGCAGAACCAGCACTGGCACAGCGACAACCCCACGCACTGGGCGCACTTCTGGACCCACCGGCACTTCCAAGACCGCGTCGTGCACCTGTGGGAGGCCCTCGCCGACCACTACCAGGACAACCCGTGGGTGGCCGGCTACAACCCGGTCAACGAGCCCGGCGACGCCGTCGGCGAGGCGATCGGCCCGTTCTACCGGCGGCTGGAGAAGGCCATCCGGGCGGTCGACCCCCGGCACGTGCTGTTCCTGGACGGCAACCGGTACTCCACCCAGTTCGACCAGCTCGGCGACCCGCTGCCCAACACCGTCTACACCGCGCACGACTACGCGCTGCCCGGCTTCGCCGACGGCGGGCCCTACCCGGGCGTCAGCCGTGGGGAGTTCGTCGACCGCGACGTCGTCGAGGCGACGTTCCTCGAGCGGACGGCGTACATGCGCCAGACCGGGACGCCGATCTGGGTCGGTGAGTTCGGCCCGGTCTACACCGGCGACCCCGAGCGCGACGCCATGCGGTACCAGCTGCTGGCCGACCAGCTGGAGGTCTACCGCGAGCACGGCGCCAGCTGGGCGCTGTGGACCTACAAGGACATCGGCCTGCAGGGCCTGGTCACGGTGCCGCCGTCCGCGCCCTACCAGCAGCGCATCGCCCCGGTGCTGGAGAAGAAGGCCCGCCTCGGCGTGGACTCCTGGGGGTCGACCGACGCCGGTGTCCGCGACGTCCTGGGGCCGCTGGAGGAGCTGTTCACCCGCGAGTTCCCCGACTTCCAGCCCTACCCGTGGGGCCAGCACCGCTGGCTGCACGGCATCGTGCGGCACGTGGCGCTCGCCGAGGCGATGGTCGGTGACTTCGGGCGGGTCTTCGAGGGCGTCACCCCCGACGAGGCGGCGGAGCTCGCCGGCGACTTCGCCTTCGACCGCTGCACCCAGCGGGAGCAGCTCGCCCAGCTGCTGCGGGCGTCCTCGGCCTCCTGA
- a CDS encoding ABC transporter ATP-binding protein yields the protein MRTWRRTRGDAVTTGGVDPTSDVVSLTGVGRTYGSGDATVHALRDVTVGMPRGSFTAVMGPSGSGKSTFLQAAAGLDRPTSGSVRIGGTELTGLSEDELTRLRRERIGFVFQSFNLLPSLTAAENVLLPLRLAGRPAGRRDAEAALDRVGLGAHGHRRPAELSGGQQQRVAIARALVTAPDVVFGDEPTGALDSGTAADVLGLLRGIVDAEGATVVMVTHDPLAASVADRVVFLADGGLVADLDHPSVHEIADRMIALSRGAGALVATGARA from the coding sequence ATGAGGACCTGGCGACGGACGCGCGGCGACGCGGTGACCACGGGGGGCGTCGACCCGACGTCGGACGTGGTCTCCCTGACCGGGGTCGGCCGCACCTACGGCAGCGGTGATGCGACGGTGCACGCCCTGCGGGACGTGACGGTCGGGATGCCGCGCGGGTCGTTCACGGCGGTGATGGGCCCCTCCGGCTCGGGCAAGAGCACGTTCCTGCAGGCCGCCGCCGGCCTGGACCGCCCGACCTCGGGCTCGGTGCGGATCGGTGGTACCGAGCTGACCGGGCTGTCGGAGGACGAGCTGACCCGGCTGCGGCGCGAGCGGATCGGGTTCGTCTTCCAGTCCTTCAACCTGCTGCCCTCGCTGACCGCGGCGGAGAACGTGCTGCTCCCGCTGCGGCTGGCCGGCCGGCCGGCGGGCCGGCGGGACGCCGAGGCGGCCCTCGACCGGGTCGGCCTGGGCGCCCACGGGCACCGCCGCCCCGCGGAGCTGTCCGGTGGCCAGCAGCAGCGGGTGGCCATCGCCCGGGCGCTGGTCACCGCACCCGACGTCGTCTTCGGCGACGAGCCGACCGGTGCGCTGGACAGCGGGACGGCCGCCGACGTGCTCGGGCTGCTGCGCGGCATCGTCGACGCCGAGGGGGCGACCGTGGTGATGGTGACCCACGACCCGCTCGCGGCGTCCGTCGCCGACCGGGTGGTCTTCCTCGCCGACGGCGGGCTGGTCGCCGACCTGGACCACCCCTCGGTGCACGAGATCGCCGACCGGATGATCGCGCTGAGCCGCGGGGCCGGTGCGCTGGTCGCGACGGGGGCACGGGCATGA
- a CDS encoding ABC transporter permease: MSNGLARASVRARPTSFAGAFVALLFASIVVSASALFLQSGITLSAQPVRYADAAVVVAADDEVRRGEGDWETTMPLEQRPLVDAALADRLAAVPGVAAVVPDVSATVTAGTATWSAAGWSRTALEPGATTVAGGGPRPGEVVVSPAAAAAAGVGVGDALELRTPGGTREVTVSALRTVAGGPDVWVADADAAAVAGHPGRVDALAVRAVEGTSTAQLRGAVRQALVGAPAPPTGLVVATGDERGEVETAGFGATKETLTAIGGSLGGVLLMVALFVVVSTTSLAVEQRSRELALLRAIGATPRQLRRTVATETALVALLAAPLGLAPGLFLARWLLGAMTDRGYLPPGLALDTGPLALLGTVLMVAGAAMAAGLLAARRPARIRPAEALREASLAGSRLGRTRWVLGLTALAGSVPLAIVSATVPGELGMGLAATVVLTLLLAVGLLGPVVAGLVSRVARPVLDRLGAPGRLAAANGRSNARRLGSAITPLVMAVAFAGTMSMLQGSVDRATTTQREAAVVADTVVSAGPAGLPVDLPAQVAALPGVGAAVGVLPGSVATPSMGELLPHTAAGVTGDPAVLSRALDVGVRDGDLAALRPGGDGTVALDVLLADSLDARVGAPVELIAPDGATIRPTVVALYGRGLGVAAALLPAETLRPHLTTPVLTELLVRHDGPVQTADLTALRTAVGPSALVAGPGPDGAPRAADGASESWLDTVFAVGLAGFAAIAAANTLVMITLARRREVGLLGMVGATRRQVLRTARLEALVVAGAAVVLGAVIAWGTLLPSVRGATGAGPYVPPLLTAAVLAGVVVLALVCTGLPTRVVLRGARAGSPGTRE; encoded by the coding sequence ATGAGCAACGGCCTGGCCCGCGCCTCGGTCCGAGCCCGCCCGACCTCCTTCGCCGGGGCGTTCGTGGCGCTGCTGTTCGCCAGCATCGTCGTCTCGGCCAGCGCGCTGTTCCTGCAGAGCGGCATCACCCTCTCCGCCCAGCCGGTGCGCTACGCCGACGCCGCGGTGGTGGTCGCGGCCGACGACGAGGTGCGCCGGGGCGAGGGCGACTGGGAGACGACCATGCCGCTGGAGCAGCGCCCGCTCGTCGACGCCGCCCTGGCCGACCGGCTGGCCGCCGTCCCCGGCGTCGCCGCCGTCGTGCCCGACGTGTCGGCCACCGTCACCGCGGGGACGGCGACCTGGTCGGCCGCGGGCTGGTCGCGCACCGCGCTGGAGCCGGGCGCGACCACCGTGGCCGGCGGCGGCCCGCGCCCCGGTGAGGTGGTGGTCAGCCCGGCGGCCGCCGCGGCCGCCGGGGTCGGGGTGGGCGACGCGCTGGAGCTGCGGACGCCGGGTGGCACCCGCGAGGTCACCGTGTCGGCCCTGCGCACGGTCGCCGGCGGCCCCGACGTCTGGGTCGCCGACGCCGACGCCGCGGCGGTCGCCGGCCACCCGGGCCGGGTCGACGCACTCGCCGTCCGCGCGGTCGAGGGCACGTCGACGGCGCAGCTGCGCGGCGCGGTCCGGCAGGCGCTGGTCGGCGCCCCCGCACCGCCGACCGGGCTGGTGGTCGCGACCGGTGACGAGCGCGGCGAGGTCGAGACCGCCGGCTTCGGCGCCACGAAGGAGACGCTGACCGCGATCGGCGGCTCGCTGGGCGGCGTGCTGCTGATGGTCGCGCTGTTCGTGGTCGTGTCCACCACCTCGCTGGCGGTCGAGCAGCGCTCCCGCGAGCTGGCCCTGCTCCGCGCGATCGGCGCGACGCCCCGCCAGCTGCGGCGCACGGTGGCCACCGAGACCGCCCTGGTCGCCCTGCTGGCCGCCCCGCTGGGCCTGGCGCCGGGGCTGTTCCTGGCCCGCTGGCTGCTGGGCGCCATGACCGACCGCGGCTACCTGCCGCCCGGGCTCGCGCTGGACACCGGGCCGCTCGCGCTCCTGGGCACGGTGCTGATGGTGGCCGGCGCCGCGATGGCGGCCGGGCTGCTGGCCGCCCGCCGTCCGGCGCGGATCCGCCCGGCGGAGGCGCTGCGCGAGGCGAGCCTGGCCGGCAGCCGGCTCGGCCGGACGCGCTGGGTGCTGGGCCTGACCGCACTGGCCGGCAGCGTGCCGCTGGCGATCGTGTCGGCGACCGTCCCCGGCGAGCTCGGCATGGGGCTGGCCGCGACCGTGGTGCTCACCCTGCTCCTGGCCGTCGGCCTGCTCGGCCCCGTCGTCGCCGGGCTGGTGTCCCGGGTCGCCCGGCCGGTGCTCGACCGGCTCGGCGCACCCGGCCGGCTGGCTGCCGCGAACGGCCGCAGCAACGCCCGCCGGCTCGGCTCGGCGATCACGCCGCTGGTCATGGCCGTCGCCTTCGCCGGCACGATGTCCATGCTCCAGGGCAGCGTCGACCGGGCCACCACGACCCAGCGCGAGGCCGCCGTCGTGGCAGACACGGTGGTCTCCGCCGGCCCGGCCGGGCTTCCGGTCGACCTCCCGGCGCAGGTGGCCGCGCTGCCCGGGGTCGGCGCCGCGGTCGGCGTGCTGCCCGGCTCGGTGGCGACCCCGTCGATGGGGGAGCTCCTGCCGCACACTGCGGCCGGGGTCACCGGCGACCCGGCCGTGCTCTCCCGCGCCCTCGACGTCGGCGTCCGGGACGGCGACCTCGCCGCCCTGCGCCCCGGCGGCGACGGCACGGTCGCCCTCGACGTCCTGCTGGCCGACTCCCTCGACGCCCGCGTCGGCGCACCCGTCGAGCTGATCGCCCCCGACGGCGCGACGATCCGCCCCACGGTGGTGGCGCTCTACGGCCGGGGACTGGGCGTGGCCGCGGCGCTGCTGCCGGCCGAGACGCTGCGTCCGCACCTGACGACGCCGGTGCTCACCGAGCTGCTGGTGCGCCACGACGGCCCGGTGCAGACCGCCGACCTCACCGCACTGCGCACCGCGGTCGGTCCCTCCGCGCTCGTGGCCGGCCCCGGCCCGGACGGCGCGCCCCGGGCGGCCGACGGGGCCTCGGAGAGCTGGCTGGACACCGTGTTCGCCGTCGGCCTGGCCGGCTTCGCCGCGATCGCGGCGGCCAACACGCTGGTCATGATCACCCTGGCCCGGCGCCGCGAGGTGGGGCTGCTCGGCATGGTCGGCGCCACCCGCCGCCAGGTGCTGCGCACGGCCCGGCTGGAGGCCCTCGTGGTGGCCGGCGCCGCCGTCGTCCTGGGGGCGGTCATCGCCTGGGGCACCCTGCTGCCGTCGGTGCGCGGCGCGACCGGCGCCGGTCCGTACGTGCCGCCGCTGCTGACCGCGGCCGTGCTCGCCGGGGTGGTCGTACTGGCGCTGGTGTGCACCGGGCTGCCCACCCGGGTGGTGCTGCGCGGCGCCCGCGCGGGGTCGCCCGGTACACGTGAGTGA
- the chvE gene encoding multiple monosaccharide ABC transporter substrate-binding protein, which produces MNKKLGLTALGATLAIGLTACGGGGAGSNESTATAAADDLTIGVSMPTQTSERWIADGNAVKSQLEKAGYKVELQYANDDIPTQGQQIDQMLTQGADLLIVAAIDGTALSSQLQAAADANVKVISYDRLIRETPNVDFYVSFDNFKVGVAQGTALLTGLGVLNADGSAGTKTGPFNIELFAGSLDDNNAGFFFDGAMSVLQPKIDDGTLVVKSGQTTIEQAATLRWAQETAQKRMEDLLTGSYSDGTKVDGVLSPYDGISRGIITALQGNGYTTPLPIVTGQDAEIASVKLINDGVQSSTIFKDTRALASQAVTAAEAFLKDQTPEANDTTTYNNGVKVVPSYLLPVETVYKADIQSKLIDSGYWTADEVAKGQADK; this is translated from the coding sequence GTGAACAAGAAGCTCGGGCTGACCGCCCTGGGCGCGACTCTCGCGATCGGCCTCACGGCCTGTGGCGGCGGCGGCGCCGGCAGCAACGAGAGCACCGCGACCGCGGCCGCCGACGACCTGACCATCGGCGTCTCGATGCCGACGCAGACCTCCGAGCGCTGGATCGCCGACGGCAACGCCGTCAAGTCCCAGCTCGAGAAGGCCGGCTACAAGGTCGAGCTGCAGTACGCGAACGACGACATCCCGACCCAGGGCCAGCAGATCGACCAGATGCTGACCCAGGGCGCCGACCTGCTGATCGTCGCGGCGATCGACGGCACCGCGCTCAGCAGCCAGCTCCAGGCCGCGGCCGACGCCAACGTCAAGGTCATCAGCTACGACCGCCTGATCCGTGAGACGCCGAACGTCGACTTCTACGTCAGCTTCGACAACTTCAAGGTCGGCGTCGCGCAGGGCACCGCCCTCCTGACCGGCCTCGGCGTCCTCAACGCCGACGGCTCCGCCGGCACCAAGACCGGGCCGTTCAACATCGAGCTGTTCGCCGGCTCGCTGGACGACAACAACGCCGGGTTCTTCTTCGACGGCGCGATGTCGGTGCTGCAGCCCAAGATCGACGACGGCACCCTCGTGGTGAAGTCGGGCCAGACCACGATCGAGCAGGCCGCCACCCTGCGCTGGGCCCAGGAGACGGCCCAGAAGCGCATGGAGGACCTCCTCACCGGCAGCTACAGCGACGGCACCAAGGTCGACGGCGTCCTCTCGCCCTACGACGGCATCTCGCGCGGCATCATCACCGCCCTGCAGGGCAACGGCTACACCACCCCGCTGCCGATCGTGACCGGCCAGGACGCCGAGATCGCCTCCGTCAAGCTCATCAACGACGGTGTGCAGTCCTCGACGATCTTCAAGGACACCCGCGCGCTGGCCTCGCAGGCCGTCACGGCCGCCGAGGCGTTCCTCAAGGACCAGACCCCCGAGGCGAACGACACCACCACCTACAACAACGGTGTGAAGGTCGTCCCGTCCTACCTGCTCCCCGTGGAGACGGTCTACAAGGCCGACATCCAGTCGAAGCTGATCGACTCCGGTTACTGGACGGCCGACGAGGTCGCCAAGGGCCAGGCCGACAAGTAG
- the mmsA gene encoding multiple monosaccharide ABC transporter ATP-binding protein, whose translation MSDNILEMRSITKTFPGVKALSEVTLQVRRGEVHAICGENGAGKSTLMKVLSGVYGAGQYEGEIVFDGEVQRFSGIRDSEDKGIVIIHQELALVPYLSIAENMFLGNERKGRGGLIDWNKANADAAALLDEVGLAENAVTPVGSLGVGKQQLVEIAKALSKDVKLLILDEPTAALNDDDSAHLLDLLRRLRDRGITSIIISHKLNEIVAIAQHTTIIRDGHTVETLDMSAPDVDTDRIIRGMVGRDLESYYPERESHPGEEVLRLVDWTVRHPSQDRLVVDHANLNVRAGEVIGIAGLMGAGRTELAMSVFGRSYGRYESGTVYVHGREVKARNVSEAIDAGIAYATEDRKKYGLNLIEDIRRNVSAAALAKLAKGGWVNGNEETKVAEDSRRDMNIKAPSVSSVVGKLSGGNQQKVVLSKWLFTDPDVLILDEPTRGIDVGAKYEIYTIINKLVAAGKAVIIISSELPELLGTCDRIYTLSAGRITGEQSVREATQESLMKLMTKERELAA comes from the coding sequence ATGAGCGACAACATCCTGGAGATGCGCTCCATCACCAAGACCTTCCCCGGCGTCAAGGCGCTGAGCGAGGTCACGCTGCAGGTGCGGCGCGGTGAGGTCCACGCGATCTGTGGCGAGAACGGCGCCGGCAAGTCGACGCTGATGAAGGTCCTCTCCGGCGTCTACGGCGCCGGCCAGTACGAGGGCGAGATCGTCTTCGACGGCGAGGTGCAGCGCTTCAGCGGCATCCGCGACAGCGAGGACAAGGGGATCGTGATCATCCACCAGGAGCTCGCGCTGGTCCCCTACCTCTCCATCGCCGAGAACATGTTCCTGGGCAACGAGCGCAAGGGCCGCGGCGGCCTGATCGACTGGAACAAGGCCAACGCCGACGCCGCCGCGCTGCTCGACGAGGTCGGGCTGGCGGAGAACGCCGTGACCCCGGTCGGCTCCCTGGGCGTGGGCAAGCAGCAGCTGGTCGAGATCGCCAAGGCGCTCTCCAAGGACGTGAAGCTGCTCATCCTCGACGAGCCCACCGCTGCGCTCAACGACGACGACTCCGCGCACCTGCTGGACCTGCTCCGGCGGCTGCGCGACCGCGGCATCACCTCGATCATCATCTCGCACAAGCTGAACGAGATCGTGGCGATCGCCCAGCACACGACGATCATCCGCGACGGCCACACGGTGGAGACGCTCGACATGAGCGCCCCGGACGTGGACACCGACCGGATCATCCGCGGCATGGTCGGCCGCGACCTGGAGTCCTACTACCCCGAGCGCGAGTCGCACCCGGGCGAGGAGGTGCTCCGTCTGGTGGACTGGACGGTCCGCCACCCCAGCCAGGACCGCCTCGTCGTCGACCACGCGAACCTCAACGTCCGCGCCGGTGAGGTCATCGGCATCGCCGGCCTCATGGGCGCCGGCCGCACCGAGCTGGCGATGAGCGTCTTCGGTCGCTCCTACGGCCGCTACGAGTCCGGCACCGTCTACGTGCACGGCCGTGAGGTCAAGGCGCGCAACGTGTCCGAGGCCATCGACGCCGGCATCGCCTACGCCACCGAGGACCGCAAGAAGTACGGCCTCAACCTCATCGAGGACATCCGGCGCAACGTCTCGGCGGCCGCGCTGGCCAAGCTCGCCAAGGGCGGCTGGGTCAACGGCAACGAGGAGACCAAGGTCGCCGAGGACAGCCGTCGCGACATGAACATCAAGGCACCCAGCGTGTCCTCGGTCGTCGGGAAGCTGTCCGGTGGCAACCAGCAGAAGGTCGTGCTGTCCAAGTGGCTGTTCACCGACCCTGACGTGCTGATCCTCGACGAGCCCACCCGCGGCATCGACGTCGGCGCGAAGTACGAGATCTACACGATCATCAACAAGCTGGTGGCGGCCGGGAAGGCCGTCATCATCATCTCCTCCGAGCTCCCTGAGCTGCTCGGGACCTGTGACCGCATCTACACGCTCTCGGCCGGGCGCATCACCGGCGAGCAGTCGGTGCGCGAGGCCACCCAGGAGAGCCTCATGAAGCTGATGACCAAGGAGAGGGAGCTCGCAGCATGA
- the mmsB gene encoding multiple monosaccharide ABC transporter permease, producing MSTSVGSTQTNNTPPEVPDASAKALKTGTSDLRDLLTRNLRQSGIYIAFFAVVVLFAILTGGTSLSPGNITNIVLQYSYVLVLAIGMVIVIIAGHIDLSVGSVVALSGAVSAVLVIKNGAPWWVGILAALAVGIAVGMWQGFWVAYVGIPAFIVTLAGMLIFRGATQQVLNNTSLSPFPAEYQKVASGFLNGLIGGNGYDAFTLLIGALAVVGYAVSGFRTRTARVRYKQPVESFPLFIARVVLVAVVVMAFAWQLAHARGLPIVLIILGVLILAYSTITKRSVFGRQVYAIGGNLAAATLSGVKVKVVNFWIFVNMGFLAAVAGIIFSSRSNGAQPGAGNSFELDAIAAAFIGGAAVTGGVGTVVGAMVGGLLVGVMSNGMQLMGVEQQIQSVVKGLVLLLAVAFDVYNKRRAGSSR from the coding sequence ATGAGCACGTCCGTGGGTTCCACCCAGACCAACAACACCCCGCCCGAGGTGCCCGACGCCTCGGCGAAGGCCCTGAAGACCGGGACGAGCGACCTGCGCGACCTGCTCACCCGGAACCTGCGGCAGAGCGGCATCTACATCGCGTTCTTCGCGGTGGTCGTGCTCTTCGCCATCCTCACCGGCGGCACGTCGCTGAGCCCGGGCAACATCACCAACATCGTCCTGCAGTACTCCTACGTGCTGGTGCTGGCGATCGGCATGGTCATCGTGATCATCGCCGGCCACATCGACCTCTCGGTGGGCTCGGTCGTCGCGCTCTCCGGTGCGGTCTCCGCCGTCCTGGTGATCAAGAACGGCGCGCCCTGGTGGGTCGGCATCCTCGCCGCGCTCGCCGTCGGCATCGCAGTGGGCATGTGGCAGGGCTTCTGGGTCGCCTACGTCGGCATCCCCGCCTTCATCGTGACCCTCGCGGGCATGCTGATCTTCCGCGGTGCGACCCAGCAGGTGCTGAACAACACCTCGCTGTCGCCCTTCCCGGCCGAGTACCAGAAGGTCGCCAGCGGCTTCCTCAACGGCCTCATCGGCGGAAACGGCTACGACGCCTTCACCCTGCTGATCGGCGCGCTCGCGGTCGTCGGCTACGCGGTCAGCGGCTTCCGCACCCGCACCGCCCGGGTCCGCTACAAGCAGCCGGTCGAGAGCTTCCCGCTCTTCATCGCCCGGGTCGTGCTCGTGGCCGTCGTGGTCATGGCGTTCGCCTGGCAGCTGGCCCACGCCCGGGGCCTGCCGATCGTGCTGATCATCCTCGGCGTGCTGATCCTGGCCTACTCCACGATCACCAAGCGCTCGGTGTTCGGCCGTCAGGTCTACGCCATCGGCGGCAACCTGGCCGCGGCGACGCTGTCCGGCGTCAAGGTGAAGGTCGTCAACTTCTGGATCTTCGTCAACATGGGCTTCCTGGCCGCGGTCGCGGGGATCATCTTCTCCTCGCGTTCCAACGGTGCCCAGCCCGGCGCGGGCAACAGCTTCGAGCTCGACGCCATCGCGGCGGCCTTCATCGGTGGCGCTGCCGTCACCGGTGGTGTCGGCACGGTCGTCGGCGCGATGGTCGGTGGTCTGCTCGTCGGCGTCATGAGCAACGGCATGCAGCTCATGGGCGTCGAGCAGCAGATCCAGTCGGTCGTCAAGGGCCTCGTGCTGCTCCTGGCCGTCGCCTTCGACGTCTACAACAAGCGGCGCGCCGGCTCCTCCCGCTGA
- a CDS encoding LacI family DNA-binding transcriptional regulator, translating into MLPEGVTRALGLSDVAARAGVSHQTVSRVVNGHPNVAPATRERVQQAIAELGYRPNAAARALVTGSTRTLGLVTSHINQYGPAQTLLGLEKAARAAGYSLSVAVLDEDSELAMREAVDRFVAQSVDAVIALSTYGQAVEALRRFESPVPLIAVQVGRDQARPTVWVDQEVGAALATRHLLELGHRTVHHVTGPTDSMEARGRLMGWRSELLAAGAPVPEVVCGDWWPESGHQAGLELAARLRSGDGPAVTAVFVANDQMALGLLNALHAEGLSVPGDVSVVGFDDVPEAGYFTPPLTTVRQDFAELGRRGVQLVLARLRGQVAEAEPVLPQLVVRSTTGPVPPRG; encoded by the coding sequence GTGCTGCCCGAGGGAGTTACGCGCGCGCTCGGCCTGTCCGACGTCGCCGCGCGCGCAGGTGTCTCGCACCAGACGGTGTCCCGGGTGGTCAACGGGCACCCGAACGTCGCCCCGGCGACCAGGGAACGGGTGCAGCAGGCCATCGCCGAGCTGGGTTACCGGCCCAACGCGGCCGCACGTGCCCTGGTGACCGGGTCGACCCGGACGCTGGGCCTGGTCACCTCGCACATCAACCAGTACGGCCCGGCCCAGACCCTGCTGGGGTTGGAGAAGGCCGCCCGGGCCGCGGGCTACTCGCTCAGCGTCGCCGTCCTCGACGAGGACAGCGAGCTGGCGATGCGCGAGGCCGTCGACCGCTTCGTCGCCCAGTCCGTCGACGCGGTGATCGCGCTGTCCACCTACGGCCAGGCGGTCGAGGCGCTGCGGCGCTTCGAGTCGCCGGTGCCGCTGATCGCCGTCCAGGTGGGCCGTGACCAGGCCCGGCCCACGGTGTGGGTCGACCAGGAGGTCGGAGCGGCGCTGGCCACCCGGCACCTGCTCGAGCTCGGTCACCGCACGGTCCACCACGTCACCGGTCCCACCGACTCCATGGAGGCCCGGGGACGGCTGATGGGGTGGCGCTCGGAGCTGCTGGCCGCCGGCGCCCCGGTGCCCGAGGTGGTCTGCGGCGACTGGTGGCCCGAGTCCGGGCACCAGGCCGGTCTCGAGCTGGCCGCCCGGCTGCGCAGCGGCGACGGGCCCGCGGTCACCGCCGTCTTCGTGGCCAACGACCAGATGGCGCTGGGCCTGCTCAACGCGCTGCACGCCGAGGGGCTGTCGGTGCCCGGTGACGTGAGCGTCGTCGGCTTCGACGACGTGCCGGAGGCCGGCTACTTCACCCCGCCGCTGACCACGGTGCGGCAGGACTTCGCCGAGCTGGGCCGTCGCGGCGTCCAGCTGGTGCTGGCCCGGCTGCGCGGGCAGGTCGCCGAGGCCGAGCCGGTGCTGCCCCAGCTCGTCGTGCGCAGCACCACCGGACCGGTGCCCCCACGCGGGTGA